A region of the Pungitius pungitius chromosome 8, fPunPun2.1, whole genome shotgun sequence genome:
taaaactaaacctaatccttcattccataaagacaatgatgaaaacaggtaatttgcttgatagaaacagtgcaagctaaagctttcatcacacagtccgttttagttgttttctccttctgcaaaagctttgaaagtaacaataatggtcaaaacgtagttgagtgaatcaggttctaaaactaaacctaatccttcattccataaagacaatgatgaaaacaggtaatttgcttgatagaaacagtgcaagctaaagctttcatcacacagtccgttttagttgttttctccttctgcaaaagctttgaaagtaacaataatggtcaaaacgtagttgagtgaatcaggttctaaaactaaacctaatccttcattccataaagacaatgatgaaaacaggtaatttgcttgatagaaacagtgcaagctaaagctttcatcacacagtccgttttagttgttttctccttctgcaaaagctttgaaagtaacaataatgatcaaaacgtagttcagtgaatcaggttctaaaactaaacctaatccttcattccataatgagaatgataaaaacaggtcatttgcttgataaaaacagtttaagctaaagcattcatcacacagtccgttttagtggttttctccttcggcgaaagctttgaaagtaacaataatggtcaaaacgtagttgagtgaatcaggttctaaaactaaacctaacccttcattccataaagataatgatgaaaacaggtcatttgcttgatagaaacagtgtaagctaaagctttcatcacacagtccgttttagttgttttctccttctgcaaaagctttgaaagtaacaaatatggtcaaaacgtagttgagtgaatcagcttctaaaactaaacctaatccttcattccataataataatgatgaaaaaaggtaatttgcttgttagaaacagtgtaagctacaatattcttcatacagtccgttttagttgttttctccttctgcaaaagctttgaaagtaacaaatatggtcaaaacgtagttcagtgaatcaggttctaaaactaaacttaacccttcattccataaagataatgatgaaaacaggtcatttgcttgatagaaacagtgtaagctacagtattcttcatacagtccgttttagttgttttctccttcggcaaaagctttgaaagtaacaataatggtcaaaacctagttgagtgaatcaggttctaaaactaaacctaacccttcattccataaagataatgatgaaaacaggtcatttgcttgatagaaacagtgtaagctaaagctttcatcacacagtccgttttagttgttttctccttctgcaaaagctttgaaagtaacaaatatggtcaagacgtagttcagtgaatcaggttctaaaactaaacctaacccttcattccataaagacaatgatgaaaacaggtcatttgcttgatagaaacagtttaagctaaagctttcatcacacagtccgttttagttgttttctccttctgcaaaagctttgaaagtaacaaatatggtcaaaacgtagttcagtgaatcaggttctaaaactaaacctaatccttcattccataatgaaaatgatgaaaacaggtcatttgcttgataaaaacagtgtaagctaaagcattcatcacacagtccgttttagttgttttctccttctgcaaaagctttgaaagtaacaaatatggtcaaaacgtagttcagtgaatcaggttctaaaactaaacctaatccttcattccataatgaaaatgatgaaaacaggtcatttgcttgataaaaacggtgtaagctaaagcattcatcacacagtccgttttagttgttttctccttcggcgaaagctttgaaagtaacaataatggtcaaaacgtagttgagtgaatcaggttctaaaactaaacctaatccttcattccataaagacaatgatgaaaacaggtcatttgcttgatagaaacagtgtaagctaaagctttcatcacacagtccgttttagttgttttctccttctgcaaaagctttgaaagtaacaaatatggtcaaaacgtagttcagtgaatcaggttctaaaactaaacctaatccttcattccataatgaaaatgatgaaaacaggtcatttgcttgatagaaacagtgtaagctaaagctttcatcacacagtccgttttagttgttttctccttcggcgaaagctttgaaagtaacaataatgatcaaaacgtagttcagtgaatcaggttctaaaactaaacctaatccttcattccataatgagaatgataaaaacaggtcatttgcttgataaaaacagtgtaagctaaagcattcatcacacagtccgttttagttgttttctccttcggcgaaagctttgaaagtaacaataatggtcaaaacgtagttgagtgaatcaggttctaaaactaaacctaacccttcattccataaagataatgatgaaaacaggtcatttgcttgatagaaacagtgtaagctaaagctttcatcacacagtccgttttagttgttttctccttctgtaaaaagctttgaaagtaacaaatatggtcaaaacgtagttgagtgaatcaggttctaaaactaaaactaatccttcattccataaagacaatgatgaaaacaggtaatttgcttgatagaaacagtgtaagctaaagctttcatcacacagtccgttttagttgttttctccttctgcaaaagctttgaaagtaacaataatggtcaaaacgtagttgagtgaatcaggttctaaaactaaacctaatccttcattccataaagacaatgatgaaaacaggtcatttgcttgatagaaacagtgtaagctaaagctttcatcacacagtccgttgtagttgttttctccttctgcaaaagctttgaaagttgtaagagccattatgctctctttttgaccgttgtagttccactggagaacactgggtggagtatgggtttaaggtgtatatagataatcagggagcaagggaagccaggtgttgggtgtaaggtgtatatagataatcagagagcaagggaatgggggtgttggggaagcaaacagtttttgaccgtgaggatcaagggtgaggagcaagagtcatggtgcatcagaactatggattgtaacatgtttgagcatcagaactgagcaaaaaataaagaagataaaatgcagtattggactggaactggaatcatttggaaccacgcgtcagatagccctacaaaacacctctactagtgacaagatggcaAATCGTCGCTACACTTTGTCAAAAACTTCTTCTTTGTGGATTATCACGCATCGCTTTGGAACTTTTTTTGAACTAAGCACTGGATTCCGCTGTGGATTTGGATATAATTGGACGTATGAATCAAGGACCAGTCGCGACGAAGCGAGCGAATTAATTCAAGGTATGTGTACTGCTACCTATGAATGGCTCTTGTGTGCACACCTTTAATAGCATAAATCCAAGGCATTGGTTGCTTAAGTTTACAGTTACTGACAAGTTGAATGAAATCAACACTCTGTGAAAATGAGTGTGAGTAATTGTGGTGAAGACTTTATGGCTGCTGGTAAACCACCAGAGACTAATGTGCCGGTTGAGAGAGTTGAAATGGAGTCGGTGAAAGAAAAACGGGGCATCAAACTTACTCCAAGGGCATTACTGGAAAAATTGGAAACGTtgcagaaaacaagaaagactaaactaaataaagcaaacaactTGATGGTTATCATAAGAGATTTTATGTGTAACCGAGAGTATGAAAAGGAAGTGCAATGTTCTTTTGAGAAATTCATAAAGCTGTGTgatgaagcaaaagaaatgcacaattcTGTGATGGTTATTTTGCccaatgaagaaaaggaaagacaacaaacaTGGTTCAATGGAAAGATGTTAATTTATAATGGGTTTAAAGATGATGTTAACAAATGGTTGAGTACTGAAAGTCAAGTTTCATGTTCTGGTGTTGATGACAATGCTTGTCAAGATGACATTGAACCAAATGATAGCGTTTCAAACATTTCCTCACGAGTGTCAACTAAACCATCCAGTAGGAAAAGTTCTAGCAGTGTGCGTACTGGGAGATCTTCTGCTTCGTCAGCACGAATTATAGCAGAGGCAGAAAAGGCTGCATTAATTGCACGTGCAACTGCTTTAAAGGAGAAACATGCCTTGGAGGTACAACAGGAACAACTGAGGCAAAGACAAGAGCAAATGGATATTGATGCAGatattgctgctgctactgctaaaATTGCGGTTTTAAACAATTCTGACGGCCAGCATCGTAAAACCTTTTCTGATGGTATGAATGCATATTATGATAAAGGAACTACAATGGGTGGCAAAGAAGTCATTCTTAACCCTCATGTTGAGGAATATAGGCCAAGGAATTGTTTCCAGCAAGCAAACCAAAGGAATGTGGTTCAGCAAACTCACAGTGCACGGCAATCCGATCTTCATTCTGtgtcacaaatgcaaacatcaaaTGTAATGCCGAACAGCAATGGAACATCAACTTCAAACATCTGCAGtataatgcaaaaacaaaatgagattaCTGCTCTtcttgtacaacaacaacaatccagCACACTGCCTCAAAGAGATATTCATGTGTTTGATGGTAATCCTTTGCAATATAGAGCTTTCATCAGAGCATTTGAACATGGAATAGAGGACAAAACCAACAATTATCGAGATCGTTTGTACTTTCTGGAACAGTACACACAAGGTCAACCTAAGGAACTTGTGCGCAGTTGTCAGCACATGGATGCACAAAGAGGATATgtgcaagctaaagcattgttaaaggaacattttggcaATGAGTTCAAAATAGCTGCTGCATATATAGAGAAAGTACTTGGATGGCCTTCAGTAAAATCCGAGGATGTAAGTTCACTGCAGagttatgctctctttttgcgTGGATGCTGTAATGCAATGGAAGAAATTGAGtacatggaggagctggagatgccAAGCAATTTGAAAACAGTCATCACGAAGCTGCCTTACAAATTAAGGGAGAACTGGAGAACTGTTGCTTGTGAGCTATTGGAAAGGCACAATCGAAGGGCAAAGTTCAGAGATATCGTAACATTTGTGGAACGTCAAGTTAAAATGTCATCTGATCCACTTTTTGGTGATATCCAGAGTACTCAAATTGTACAACAGAAACCTCAACATAGGAATACAATTAGAAACAGCTTTGCAACAACGGTTGTTACTAACAGCAAGTCAATTCAGTGTTGTATGTCTGATTTCAGATCAAAATCTCaagttgtatgtttgtgttgcaaACGTGATCACTTATTGGAGCAGTgtacacaaatgcaaaacaagatgCACAAGGAAAAACTGAACTTTCTAAAGGAGAAAGGTATCTGCTTTGCCTGTCTTTGTGTCGGACACATGAGCAGAGATTGTGAAAAGCGCTTGAATTGCACAGTATGTGGCCAAATGCATCCCAGCATTCTGCACATtcaacagaaggagagaacataCGCTCAAGAACAAAATCGTCCATCACTAAGTAGTGCGCTTGTTGCCCTTCAAGCATGTGGTCAAACGGGGGCCGGTAATGGAGAATGTGCATTATCAATTGTACCAGTTCAAGTCAAATCCTGTAAAGGACAAAAGGTAATTCAAACATATGCATTCTTGGATCCTGGTAGTTCTGCCACATTTTGTTCAGAACACTTAATGCACCGTTTgaaattaaaaggaaagaaaactaatATTCTTTTGAAAACAATGGGCAATAAAAGGTCTGTTAGTAGTTCTATTCTGACTGGATTGGAAGTGTCTAGCCTTTATAATGACATCTTTTACAGTCTTCCGGAAGTTTTCACTCAGGAGAAAATGCCTGTGTCCAAAGATAACATGGTTACCGAAGAGGATTTGGATAAATGGCCATACCTGAAAGGTGTTAAGATCCCTCATATTCCTGCTGATGTGGATTTGCTAATTGGAGCAAATGCTTCCAAGGTAATGGAGCCCTGGGAGGTTAAAAACAGTGATGGAGAAGGACCTTATGCAGTTAGAACCCTACTGGGATGGGTCGTGAATGGACCATTACAAGGAAGCAAGGACAATGGGAACACAATTGAATGTCCGGATGTTACTGTTAATAGATACGCAgacaagctggaggagctgaaacagGAGCTCCAACAAAAAGGAAGCCACaacaggctgcaggaggaggagcttatcAGTGCGATGAGAGAGCAGGTTCTGCGTCTCACCCagaaggagcaggtgctggaggagcgTTTGGAGAGTGTGTGTCAAGAAAACACCGAGCTGAGGGCCAGTTTGGCCTCTTTGCACACACGCCTGGCTCTACAAGACCAACTCAACCAGCAGCACAGCCAGCAGCTAGCTGGGGCGCTGCAAGAGGCGGAGGCTGCACAGGGTCGCTCACGGCAGCTGCAGACCCAGGTCGAGGAGCTTCAGGAGGAGGTGTCCCTGCAGGAAGGCAGGAGCCACGGAGACGCACCCCTGCTGTCCGAGCtggagagcagcatggagacgacGAGCCTCGGGGTCAGCAAAGAAGAGATTACACAAGAAATGTGGTCCAGTCTTCAGTTGCTGCTCCCACTGACACCGAAACTGAACAACtcggggaggtcagaggtcgtggaTCAAAAGGAAGACCTGCACACAATACTGCGTCAGTTGAAGGGAGTGGCCCAGACTCTGGCACTGACGTGGGGCTCTCAGGAGCTGAATCGAGCTTTTGTCGACAGGACGGGCGATCAGTGTGGGAATCCGAGTGCAGCGCATGAGCTGAGAGATCAGAACGtccatctgcagcaggaaaacgCTGAGTTGAAACGTAAGCTgcaggacgtggaggaggaggccgacgtCGTCCAACACACCATCAGAGATCGAGATGAAGCCATAGCCAAGAAAACCCTGATGGAGGCAGAGTTGGTGAGAAGTAAAAGTGACATGATATCTCTCAACAACCAGTTAGAAGCCATCCAACGTAAGCTGGAGTTGTCACAGGAACTGGAAGCCTGGCAGGACGATATCCAGATCGTTATCAACCAGCAGCTCAGGTCccagcagcagatggagcaTCCTCAGAAGAAGTCCACCTCCAACGGCACGTCCTTCTTCCGCAGGGGGGGCAgagccgcctccacctcctccacctcctccacctggagttCAGACGTGGATCCTGGTTGATGGGACGAGTCTTGGAAGTTTTTCCTGATAAAAATGGACTTGTGCGAGTACAAACTAAAACCAATATACTTGAGAGACCTGTGACAAAGCTTTGTCTATTGTATGACAACCTGGAAAATTAAAGGACTGATTGCAAAGACTTATGttctaaaaatggaagattgttTAAATGCAATGTTATACAGTGTCGCTTTGGACTTTAATGGCTCtttgtataaatattgtattgaattgtaatgtctacttgtcatgtacaattaggggccggagtgtaagagccattatgctctctttttgaccgttgtagttccactggagaacactgggtggagtatgggtttaaggtgtatatagataatcagggagcaagggaagccaggtgttgggtgtaaggtgtatatagataatcagagagcaagggaatgggggtgttggggaagcaaacagtttttgaccgtgaggatcaagggtgaggagcaagagtcatggtgcatcagaactatggattgtaacatgtttgagcatcagaactgagcaaaaaataaagaagataaaatgcagtattggactggaactggaatcatttggaaccacgcgtcagatagccctacaaaacacctctactagtgacaaagtaacaaatatggtcaaaacgtagttgagtgaatcaggttctaaaactaaaactaatccttcattccataaagacaatgatgaaaacaggtcatttgcttgatagaaacaatgtaagctaaagctttcatcacacagtccgttttagttgttttctccttctgcaaaagctttgaaagtaacaaatatggtcaaaacgtagttcagtgaatcaggttctaaaactaaacctaatccttcattccataatgaaaatgatgaaaacaggtcatttgcttgataaaaacagtgtaagctaaagcattgatcacacagtccgttttagttgttttctccttctacaaaagctttgaaagtaacaaatatggtcaaaacgtagttcagtgaatcaggttctaaaactaaacctaatccttcattccataataataatgatgaaaacaggtcatttgcttgatagaaacagtgtaagctaaagctttcatcacacagtccgttttagttgttttctccttctgcaaaagctttgaaagtaacaaatatggtcaaaacgtagttcagtgaatcaggttctaaaactaaacctaatccttcattccataatgaaaatgatgaaaacaggtcatttgcttgataaaaacagtgtaagctaaagcattcatcacacagtccgttttagtttttttctccttcggcgaaagctttgaaagtaacaataatggtcaaaacgtagttgagtgaatcaggttctaaaactaaacctaatccttcattccataataataatgatgaaaaaaggtaatttgcttgttagaaacagtgtaagctacagtattcttcatacagtccgttttagttgttttctccttcggcgaaagttttgaaagtaacaataatggtcaaaacgtagttgagtgaatcaggttctaaaactaaacctaacccttcattccataaagataatgatgaaaaaaaaggtcatttgttgttagaaacagtgtaagctaaagctttcatcacacagtccgttttagttgttttctccttctgcaaaagctttgaaagtaacaataatggtcaaaacgtagttgagtgaatcaggttctaaaactaaacctaacccttcattccataaagataatgatgaaaacaggtcatttgcttgatagaaacagtgtaagctaaagctttcatcacacagtccgttttagttgttttctccttcggcgaaagctttgaaagtaacaataatgatcaaaacgtagttcagtgaatcaggttctaaaactaaacctaatccttcattccataatgagaatgataaaaacaggtcatttgcttgataaaaacagtgtaagctaaagcattcatcacacagtccgttttagttgttttctccttcggcgaaagctttgaaagtaacaataatggtcaaaacgtagttgagtgaatcaggttctaaaactaaacctaacccttcattccataaagataatgatgaaaacaggtcatttgcttgatagaaacagtgtaagctaaagctttcatcacacagtccgttttagttgttttctccttctgcaaaagctttgaaagtaacaaatatggtcaaaacgtagttgagtgaatcagcttctaaaactaaacctaatccttcattccataataataatgatgaaaaaaggtaatttgcttgttagaaacagtgtaagctacaatattcttcatacagtccgttttagttgttttctccttctgcaaaagctttgaaagtaacaaatatggtcaaaacgtagttcagtgaatcaggttctaaaactaaacttaacccttcattccataaagataatgatgaaaacaggtcatttgcttgatagaaacagtgtaagctaaagctttcatcacacagtccgttttagttgttttctccttcggcgaaagctttgaaagtaacaataatgatcaaaacgtagttcagtgaatcaggttctaaaactaaacctaatccttcattccataatgagaatgataaaaacaggtcatttgcttgataaaaacagtgtaagctaaagcattcatcacacagtccgttttagtttttttctccttcggcgaaagctttgaaagtaacaataatgatcaaaacgtagttcagtgaatcaggttctaaaactaaacctaatccttcattccataatgagaatgataaaaacaggtcatttgcttgataaaaacagtgtaagctaaagcattcatcacacagtccgttttagttgttttctccttcggcgaaagctttgaaagtaacaataatggtcaaaacgtagttgagtgaatcaggttctaaaactaaacctaacccttcattccataaagataatgatgaaaacaggtcatttgcttgatagaaacagtgtaagctaaagctttcatcacacagtccgttttagttgttttctccttctgtaaaaagctttgaaagtaacaaatatggtcaaaacgtagttgagtgaatcaggttctaaaactaaaactaatccttcattccataaagacaatgatgaaaacaggtaatttgcttgatagaaacagtgtaagctaaagctttcatcacacagtccgttttagttgttttctccttctgcaaaagctttgaaagtaacaataatggtcaaaacgtagttgagtgaatcaggttctaaaactaaacctaatccttcattccataaagacaatgatgaaaacaggtcatttgcttggtagaaacagtgtaagctaaagctttcatcacacagtccgttgtagttgttttctccttctgcaaaagctttgaaagtaacaaatatggtcaaaacgtagttgagtgaatcaggttctaaaactaaaactaatccttcattccataaagacaatgatgaaaacaggtcatttgcttgatagaaacagtgcaagctaaagctttcatcacacagtccgttttagttgttttctccttctgcaaaagctttgaaagtaacaataatgatcaaaacgtagttcggtgaatcaggttctaaaactaaacctaatccttcattccataatgagaatgataaaaacaggtcatttgcttgataaaaacagtttaagctaaagcattcatcacacagtccgttttagtggttttctccttcggcgaaagctttgaaagtaacaataatggtcaaaacgtagttgagtgaatcaggttctaaaactaaacctaacccttcattccataaagataatgatgaaaacaggtcatttgcttgatagaaacagtgtaagctaaagctttcatcacacagtccgttttagttgttttctccttctgcaaaagctttgaaagtaacaaatatggtcaaaacgtagttgagtgaatcagcttctaaaactaaacctaatccttcattccataataataatgatgaaaaaaggtaatttgcttgttagaaacagtgtaagctacaatattcttcatacagtccgttttagttgttttctccttctgcaaaagctttgaaagtaacaaatatggtcaaaacgtagttcagtgaatcaggttctaaaactaaacttaacccttcattccataaagataatgatgaaaacaggtcatttgcttgatagaaacagtgtaagctacagtattcttcatacagtccgttttagttgttttctccttcggcaaaagctttgaaagtaacaataatggtcaaaacctagttgagtgaatcaggttctaaaactaaacctaacccttcattccataaagataatgatgaaaacaggtcatttgcttgatagaaacagtgtaagctaaagctttcatcacacagtccgttttagttgttttctccttctgcaaaagctttgaaagtaacaaatatggtcaagacgtagttcagtgaatcaggttctaaaactaaacctaacccttcattccataaagacaatgatgaaaacaggtcatttgcttgatagaaacagtttaagctaaagctttcatcacacagtccgttttagttgttttctccttctgcaaaagctttgaaagtaacaaatatggtcaaaacgtagttcagtgaatcaggttctaaaactaaacctaatccttcattccataatgaaaatgatgaaaacaggtcatttgcttgataaaaacagtgtaagctaaagcattcatcacacagtccgttttagttgttttctccttctgcaaaagctttgaaagtaacaaatatggtcaaaacgtagtt
Encoded here:
- the LOC134132269 gene encoding BICD family-like cargo adapter 1 → MPVSKDNMVTEEDLDKWPYLKGVKIPHIPADVDLLIGANASKVMEPWEVKNSDGEGPYAVRTLLGWVVNGPLQGSKDNGNTIECPDVTVNRYADKLEELKQELQQKGSHNRLQEEELISAMREQVLRLTQKEQVLEERLESVCQENTELRASLASLHTRLALQDQLNQQHSQQLAGALQEAEAAQGRSRQLQTQVEELQEEVSLQEGRSHGDAPLLSELESSMETTSLGVSKEEITQEMWSSLQLLLPLTPKLNNSGRSEVVDQKEDLHTILRQLKGVAQTLALTWGSQELNRAFVDRTGDQCGNPSAAHELRDQNVHLQQENAELKRKLQDVEEEADVVQHTIRDRDEAIAKKTLMEAELVRSKSDMISLNNQLEAIQRKLELSQELEAWQDDIQIVINQQLRSQQQMEHPQKKSTSNGTSFFRRGGRAASTSSTSSTWSSDVDPG